A region of Myxococcus stipitatus DSM 14675 DNA encodes the following proteins:
- a CDS encoding sensor histidine kinase gives MEPRTRRSLEAMRLKHVGHIFGRVVRMRAYFGAFLMATIAGTTLMDTAPWRRVWLLVQMVVSLSFFFYELRRYEREGISTRGLFINFAGGLALEQSLTWGTGGLASPLLPLIAPLAFVAAALLPGAQRKVLMAAELGMVAVLSVVHLNGWTPPLHLSFLGAPPRELLIAISVCTFLSIFAANAMGSAFRRTVEDMLAESFQQRDELLATHRTYARTLEALSGEIAHELKNPLATVKGLTQLMQRETGRAQPQERLEVLAGEVTRMQGILEEFLNFSRPLVPLSLSEVDLSALCDQALVLHEGVAAEHGVTILRDSEGPLHAVCDTRKVRQVVMNLLLNAIDASPRGGQVLVSLESASTGDVRVVIRDSGAGLSPELASRVFEAGVTTKKRGSGLGLTVARALARQHGGDVTLRNEVAGGCVAELVLPREPPADTLGPVRGREVSHAG, from the coding sequence ATGGAACCGCGAACCCGGCGCAGTCTCGAGGCCATGCGCCTCAAGCACGTGGGCCACATCTTCGGCCGCGTGGTGCGGATGCGCGCCTACTTCGGGGCCTTCCTGATGGCGACCATCGCGGGGACCACCCTGATGGACACCGCGCCCTGGCGCCGGGTCTGGCTGCTGGTGCAGATGGTGGTCTCCCTGTCGTTCTTCTTCTACGAGCTGCGCCGGTACGAGCGCGAAGGCATCTCCACCCGGGGCTTGTTCATCAACTTCGCGGGCGGCCTCGCGTTGGAGCAGAGCCTGACGTGGGGCACGGGGGGCCTGGCGAGTCCGCTGCTGCCACTCATCGCTCCGCTCGCGTTCGTCGCCGCGGCGCTGTTGCCGGGAGCGCAGCGCAAGGTGTTGATGGCGGCGGAGCTCGGCATGGTGGCCGTGCTGTCGGTGGTGCACCTGAACGGGTGGACTCCACCGCTGCATCTGTCCTTCCTGGGGGCGCCCCCGCGTGAGCTGCTCATCGCCATCTCGGTGTGTACGTTCCTGTCCATCTTCGCGGCCAACGCGATGGGCTCGGCCTTCCGGCGCACCGTCGAGGACATGCTCGCGGAGTCCTTCCAGCAGCGCGACGAGTTGCTCGCCACGCACAGGACCTACGCGCGGACGCTGGAGGCGCTGTCGGGGGAGATTGCCCACGAGCTGAAGAACCCCCTCGCCACGGTGAAGGGACTGACGCAGCTCATGCAGCGGGAGACGGGGCGCGCGCAGCCCCAGGAGCGACTGGAGGTCCTCGCGGGTGAAGTCACACGCATGCAGGGCATCCTGGAGGAGTTCCTCAACTTCTCGCGGCCCCTCGTGCCGCTGTCGCTCAGCGAGGTGGACCTGTCGGCGCTGTGTGACCAGGCCCTGGTGCTCCACGAGGGGGTCGCCGCCGAGCACGGGGTGACCATCCTTCGCGACAGCGAGGGTCCGCTGCACGCGGTCTGCGACACGCGCAAGGTGAGGCAGGTGGTGATGAACCTGCTCCTCAACGCCATCGACGCCAGTCCTCGAGGAGGGCAGGTGCTGGTGAGTCTCGAGTCCGCGAGCACGGGGGACGTGCGAGTGGTCATCCGCGATTCCGGGGCGGGGCTCTCTCCGGAGCTGGCCAGCCGCGTCTTCGAGGCGGGAGTGACGACGAAGAAGCGCGGCTCGGGCCTGGGGTTGACGGTGGCCCGCGCGCTGGCGCGCCAGCATGGGGGCGACGTCACGTTGCGCAACGAAGTCGCGGGAGGCTGCGTGGCGGAGCTGGTGCTGCCGCGCGAGCCCCCCGCGGACACCCTGGGGCCGGTGCGAGGGCGAGAGGTGAGTCATGCGGGGTGA
- a CDS encoding sigma-54-dependent transcriptional regulator produces the protein MRGEARSVSRVLVVDDDAGVRFTLKEMLRSIDDVEVVQAEDGVAALEKLSSQVFELVITDLRMPRMDGMELVRRLSTMPHAPRVIVITAHGSERFAVEAVKAGAYDYFRKPFDVDELLAVVTRALESVRLRHENERLTGELNLSRSLVFTSEPMGRLAQLVQRAGSRDVTVLITGESGTGKERVAEALVRASSRAQKPYLRFNCAALTEELAEAELFGHAKGAFTGAHRVRQGLFREADGGTLLLDEVGELAPPLQAKLLRVLQEGEVRPVGEDRPVKVDVRILAATHRDLRKRAAEGQFREDLYYRLNVVHLRVPALRERPEDIPVLARMFLDRFSGRFHTGPLKVPEGFIERLVALPWRGNVRELENTLESLVALSSDGELDLSLLPSAEPGEVVPTSSGAAPDGPRPDEAEAAPGAGLKERVEAYERGLILDALRIEGGNRSGASRRLGIGRATLHDKLRKYGLDSAPDEGGS, from the coding sequence ATGCGGGGTGAGGCCCGGAGTGTCTCGCGGGTGTTGGTGGTGGATGACGACGCGGGCGTGCGCTTCACGTTGAAGGAGATGCTGCGGAGCATCGACGACGTGGAGGTGGTGCAGGCCGAGGATGGCGTGGCGGCGCTGGAGAAGCTGTCGTCGCAGGTCTTCGAGTTGGTCATCACCGACCTGCGCATGCCTCGGATGGATGGCATGGAGCTGGTGCGGCGGCTGAGCACGATGCCCCACGCGCCGCGCGTCATCGTCATCACCGCGCATGGCTCGGAGCGCTTCGCGGTCGAGGCGGTGAAGGCGGGGGCGTATGACTACTTCCGCAAGCCGTTCGACGTGGATGAGCTGCTCGCCGTCGTCACGCGGGCCCTGGAGTCGGTGCGGCTGCGCCACGAGAACGAGCGGCTGACAGGGGAGCTGAACCTGTCTCGCTCGTTGGTGTTCACCTCGGAGCCCATGGGGCGGCTGGCGCAGCTGGTCCAGCGCGCGGGCTCTCGCGACGTGACGGTGCTCATCACGGGAGAGAGCGGCACGGGCAAGGAGCGCGTGGCGGAGGCACTGGTGCGCGCGTCTTCGCGAGCGCAGAAGCCCTACCTGCGCTTCAACTGCGCGGCGCTCACCGAGGAGCTGGCCGAGGCGGAGCTGTTCGGCCACGCGAAGGGTGCCTTCACCGGCGCGCACCGCGTGCGGCAGGGCCTCTTCCGGGAGGCGGACGGGGGCACGCTGCTCCTCGACGAGGTGGGCGAGCTGGCGCCCCCGCTCCAGGCGAAGCTCCTGCGGGTGCTGCAAGAGGGCGAAGTGCGCCCGGTGGGCGAGGACCGGCCCGTGAAGGTGGACGTGCGAATCCTCGCCGCCACGCACCGCGACCTGCGCAAGCGCGCCGCGGAAGGCCAGTTCCGCGAGGACCTCTACTACCGCCTCAACGTCGTCCACCTTCGAGTCCCCGCGCTGCGGGAGCGCCCCGAGGACATCCCGGTGCTCGCGCGCATGTTCCTGGACCGCTTCAGTGGCCGGTTCCACACGGGCCCGCTCAAGGTGCCCGAGGGCTTCATCGAGCGGCTGGTCGCCCTGCCGTGGCGCGGCAATGTGCGCGAGCTGGAGAACACGCTGGAGAGCCTGGTGGCGCTGTCCAGTGACGGAGAGCTGGACCTGTCGCTCCTGCCATCCGCCGAGCCGGGTGAGGTCGTCCCCACGTCCTCGGGTGCGGCGCCCGACGGGCCGAGGCCGGATGAAGCGGAGGCCGCCCCTGGCGCGGGCCTGAAGGAGCGGGTGGAGGCGTACGAGCGGGGCCTCATCCTGGACGCGCTGCGTATCGAGGGGGGCAACCGCAGCGGAGCGTCTCGGCGGCTGGGGATTGGCCGCGCCACGCTGCACGACAAGCTGCGCAAGTACGGGCTGGACAGCGCTCCGGACGAAGGCGGGAGCTGA
- a CDS encoding CocE/NonD family hydrolase — MSTVSRRLAALLLCSLASPSLAQTPPAAPPKVAAAAPPERVDRIRSRYTKFEYRVPMRDGVKLFTSVYVPVDASPVKRYPILLVRTPYSVGPYGADRYPKRLGPTDDFEKEGYIFVFQDVRGRHMSEGEFVNVRPHNPKKRGAKETDESSDTYDTIDWLVKRVAHNNGRVGMWGISYPGFYASAGAIDSHPALKAVSPQAPIGDWFWDDMHRHGAFNLALAFGFFSGFGKPRPAPTASEDFSRFDYGTPDGYQFFLDLGPLGNADTKYFKGDVAFWKDVVAHPNYDAFWKERNILPHLKNIKAAMLVVGGWYDTEDLYGPLRTYAAIEKQNPGTANTLIMGPWSHGGWIRTEGSELGDAQFGFRTAETYQGLAEAFFKHHLKGGGAPEVPEALVFETGANRWRQFDTWPPKGLRGTKLYFQPKGGLSMQTPTGKGTTESFAEYVSDPAKPVPYTQELTTGWSKNYMTEDQRFAASRPDVLVFQTEPLTQDLTLAGPLEAELWVSTTGSDADWVVKLIDVNPGVLPGQKANDDDEKGAKNRGGQQTLVRGEPFRGRFRESYSEPKAFKPGEVTKVRFTINDVLHTFQRGHRVMIQVQSSWFPFIDRNPQTYVPNIYEAKETDFTRSFHRVYHSSAHPSFIEVGVLPALDAQGG; from the coding sequence ATGTCCACCGTGTCCCGCAGACTCGCGGCACTGTTGCTGTGTTCCCTCGCCAGTCCTTCGCTCGCGCAGACACCGCCCGCCGCTCCGCCGAAGGTGGCCGCCGCGGCGCCGCCGGAGCGGGTCGACCGCATCCGCTCGCGCTACACCAAGTTCGAGTACCGCGTCCCCATGCGGGACGGCGTGAAGCTCTTCACGTCCGTGTATGTCCCGGTGGATGCATCCCCCGTCAAGCGCTATCCCATCCTGCTGGTCCGCACGCCCTACAGCGTGGGCCCCTATGGCGCGGACCGCTACCCGAAGCGGCTGGGGCCGACGGACGACTTCGAGAAGGAAGGCTACATCTTCGTCTTCCAGGACGTGCGCGGCCGGCACATGTCCGAGGGCGAGTTCGTCAACGTGCGTCCGCACAACCCGAAGAAGCGAGGGGCGAAGGAGACGGACGAGAGCTCGGACACGTATGACACCATCGACTGGCTGGTGAAGCGCGTGGCCCACAACAACGGCCGCGTGGGCATGTGGGGCATCTCGTATCCCGGCTTCTATGCGTCCGCGGGCGCCATCGACTCGCATCCGGCGCTCAAGGCCGTGTCACCGCAGGCGCCCATCGGTGACTGGTTCTGGGACGACATGCACCGGCACGGGGCCTTCAACCTGGCGCTCGCCTTCGGCTTCTTCTCGGGCTTCGGCAAGCCGCGCCCCGCGCCCACCGCGAGCGAGGACTTCAGCCGCTTCGACTACGGCACGCCGGATGGGTATCAGTTCTTCCTGGACCTGGGCCCGCTGGGCAACGCCGACACGAAGTACTTCAAGGGCGACGTCGCGTTCTGGAAGGACGTGGTGGCGCACCCCAACTACGACGCCTTCTGGAAGGAGCGGAACATCCTGCCGCACCTGAAGAACATCAAGGCGGCGATGCTGGTGGTGGGCGGCTGGTACGACACGGAGGACCTGTACGGACCGCTGCGGACGTATGCCGCCATCGAGAAGCAGAACCCGGGAACGGCGAACACGCTCATCATGGGGCCGTGGTCTCACGGTGGCTGGATTCGCACCGAGGGCTCGGAGCTGGGTGACGCCCAGTTCGGCTTCCGCACCGCGGAGACGTATCAGGGGCTGGCCGAGGCCTTCTTCAAGCACCACCTCAAGGGCGGCGGAGCACCCGAGGTGCCCGAGGCCCTCGTGTTCGAGACGGGTGCCAACCGCTGGCGCCAGTTCGACACGTGGCCTCCGAAGGGCCTGCGAGGGACGAAGCTGTACTTCCAGCCGAAGGGCGGCTTGTCGATGCAGACGCCCACCGGCAAGGGCACGACGGAGTCCTTCGCGGAGTACGTGAGCGACCCGGCGAAGCCCGTGCCGTACACGCAGGAGCTGACGACGGGCTGGAGCAAGAACTACATGACGGAGGACCAGCGCTTCGCGGCAAGCCGCCCGGACGTGCTGGTGTTCCAGACGGAGCCGCTGACGCAGGACCTCACGCTCGCGGGCCCGCTGGAGGCGGAGCTGTGGGTCTCCACGACGGGCTCGGACGCGGACTGGGTGGTGAAGCTCATCGATGTGAACCCCGGGGTGCTGCCGGGGCAGAAGGCGAACGACGACGACGAGAAGGGCGCGAAGAACCGGGGCGGCCAGCAGACGCTGGTGCGCGGCGAGCCGTTCCGAGGCCGCTTCCGCGAGAGCTACAGCGAGCCCAAGGCCTTCAAGCCCGGTGAGGTGACGAAGGTGCGCTTCACCATCAACGACGTCCTCCACACGTTCCAGCGAGGGCACCGGGTGATGATCCAGGTGCAGTCGAGCTGGTTCCCGTTCATCGACCGCAATCCGCAGACGTACGTGCCGAACATCTACGAGGCCAAGGAGACGGACTTCACGCGTTCGTTTCATCGCGTGTATCACTCCTCGGCGCACCCCAGCTTCATCGAGGTGGGGGTGCTGCCCGCGTTGGATGCGCAGGGCGGCTGA
- the rtcA gene encoding RNA 3'-terminal phosphate cyclase, giving the protein MTGTEGLDTGPVRLDGSEGEGGGQILRSALSLSLITGRPFHITRLRSRREPPGLRPQHLACVRGAEALGGRSDGATVGASELSFTPGPVRAGDYLLEVGTAGSTPLIFQCLVYPLALAGGGRLTLRGGTHLPHSPSFHYVATVWQPVAHAYGFPVQLTMPQAGFYPEGAGEMVAEVGAPREPPLLVDLPARGMLREVHVSSFVGGLPFSIAERQSRAAVSMLRERGILAEAENRPLPVTRSLGTVTFVLAQFEHTIAGFTALGEKGRPAEDVGREAGEALTRFMETGGALDEFLSDQILLPAALLASGRLGKVTPGTTRFSAARVTDHLTTHARVLEQFLPVRVRVDAGGAVEVAPA; this is encoded by the coding sequence ATGACTGGCACCGAGGGGCTCGACACCGGGCCGGTGCGGCTCGATGGGAGTGAGGGCGAGGGGGGAGGGCAGATCCTCCGCTCGGCGCTGTCGTTGTCGCTCATCACGGGGCGGCCGTTCCACATCACGCGTCTTCGCTCGCGGCGGGAGCCTCCGGGCTTGAGGCCGCAGCATCTGGCGTGTGTGCGCGGCGCGGAGGCGCTCGGCGGGCGGAGTGACGGCGCCACGGTGGGCGCGTCGGAGCTCTCCTTCACCCCGGGCCCGGTGCGCGCCGGCGACTATCTGCTGGAGGTGGGCACGGCGGGGAGCACGCCGCTCATCTTCCAGTGCCTGGTGTATCCGTTGGCGCTGGCGGGCGGCGGGAGGCTCACGCTGCGGGGAGGCACGCACCTGCCGCACAGCCCCAGCTTCCACTACGTGGCCACGGTGTGGCAGCCGGTGGCGCACGCGTACGGGTTTCCCGTGCAGCTCACCATGCCGCAGGCCGGGTTCTATCCGGAGGGCGCGGGGGAGATGGTGGCGGAGGTGGGAGCGCCTCGGGAGCCGCCGCTGTTGGTGGACCTGCCCGCGCGCGGGATGTTGCGCGAGGTGCATGTCTCATCCTTCGTGGGAGGCTTGCCGTTCAGCATCGCCGAGCGACAGTCCCGCGCAGCGGTGTCGATGCTGCGCGAGCGGGGCATTCTCGCGGAGGCGGAGAACCGGCCGCTGCCGGTGACGCGCTCACTGGGCACGGTGACGTTCGTGCTGGCTCAGTTCGAGCACACCATCGCGGGCTTCACGGCGCTGGGGGAGAAGGGCCGTCCCGCCGAGGACGTAGGGCGGGAGGCGGGCGAGGCCCTGACGCGCTTCATGGAGACGGGGGGCGCGCTGGATGAGTTCCTGTCGGACCAGATCCTCCTGCCGGCGGCGCTGTTGGCGTCGGGCCGGCTGGGGAAGGTGACGCCTGGGACGACGCGCTTCTCGGCGGCGAGGGTGACGGACCACCTGACCACCCACGCCCGCGTGCTCGAGCAGTTCCTTCCGGTTCGGGTTCGAGTGGACGCGGGAGGGGCGGTGGAGGTGGCGCCGGCGTGA